In Cyanobacteria bacterium GSL.Bin1, one genomic interval encodes:
- the modB gene encoding molybdate ABC transporter permease subunit, with protein MTDFSPIWISLKTAITATLITFFMGIAIARWMLGNKGKGKGFLEGILTAPLVLPPTVVGFLLLLLLGKNGFLGQLLDAFGVRIIFSWWATVIASTVVAFPLMYKTAFGAFKQIDGNLIACARTLGASEWTIFWRILLPLAKPGLIAGTLLAFARALGEFGATLMLAGAIPGKTETIPIAIFLAAEGGSMDRALMLVVIMLVISLGVITAVNYWTHDKPNYASHHPLTPLFAKLSSRAASKRKPVKKTPLPPAPIELIVEIKKQLSDLDLDVAFTTNQTPLGLLGASGAGKSTLVRCIAGLETPDQGKIILNGRVLYDSERGINLPPRDRACGFLFQNYALFPHLTVTENIAFAMAKGKPHREIKQEVEKALIAVNLEGMGNRYPGELSGGQQQRVALARATINQPDILLLDEPFSALDTYLRDRQEKLLRQNLSYYQGVTLFITHNLEEAYRVCPNLLIVDDGKVIANGSKQDIFERPPNWRTAQLTGCKNFSRAVASAQNQIRAIDWDCTLDVIEPIPPSLEYVGLRAHQFIFPDTEEESNTFPCWLATVSETQHRMTLYLKLNQPANHPDDYHLQAEVFKEKWQELKARPFPWPIQLSELRLMLLSRL; from the coding sequence ATGACTGATTTTTCTCCCATCTGGATCTCCCTGAAAACAGCCATCACGGCAACCCTGATTACATTTTTTATGGGTATCGCGATCGCGCGGTGGATGCTAGGCAATAAAGGAAAAGGTAAGGGATTTCTAGAAGGGATTTTAACTGCCCCCTTAGTGCTTCCACCAACCGTCGTCGGGTTTTTATTACTCCTTTTACTCGGAAAAAACGGCTTCCTCGGTCAACTTTTAGATGCCTTTGGGGTGAGAATTATTTTCTCTTGGTGGGCAACGGTTATCGCTTCGACTGTGGTTGCCTTTCCCTTAATGTATAAAACTGCCTTTGGGGCATTTAAGCAAATTGATGGCAATCTCATCGCCTGTGCGCGCACGCTTGGGGCATCAGAATGGACGATATTTTGGCGGATTCTGTTACCGTTAGCCAAACCCGGGTTAATTGCCGGAACTTTACTGGCCTTTGCCCGGGCTTTGGGGGAATTTGGGGCAACCTTAATGTTAGCGGGGGCAATTCCAGGAAAAACGGAAACCATCCCTATAGCCATCTTTCTAGCAGCGGAAGGCGGATCAATGGATCGCGCCTTGATGCTAGTTGTAATCATGCTGGTAATTTCCCTGGGCGTGATTACTGCTGTAAATTATTGGACCCATGACAAGCCCAATTATGCCTCTCATCATCCCTTGACTCCCTTGTTTGCTAAGTTATCCAGTCGCGCTGCCTCCAAACGCAAACCGGTAAAAAAAACGCCCTTACCCCCAGCGCCCATTGAATTAATCGTTGAAATCAAAAAACAACTCTCCGATCTCGATCTCGATGTTGCCTTTACCACCAACCAAACTCCACTCGGCTTACTGGGTGCATCCGGTGCCGGAAAAAGTACCCTTGTCCGCTGCATTGCTGGATTGGAAACCCCAGATCAGGGGAAAATTATCTTAAATGGGCGGGTGTTATATGATTCCGAAAGAGGGATTAATCTGCCGCCGCGCGATCGCGCTTGTGGGTTTTTATTCCAAAACTATGCCCTGTTTCCTCACCTCACTGTCACGGAAAATATCGCCTTTGCCATGGCAAAAGGAAAACCGCATCGGGAAATCAAGCAGGAAGTAGAAAAAGCCTTAATTGCCGTCAATTTAGAAGGCATGGGCAATCGCTATCCGGGGGAACTCTCAGGCGGGCAACAGCAGCGAGTAGCACTCGCTAGGGCAACAATCAATCAACCGGATATCTTACTCCTCGATGAACCTTTTTCCGCTTTAGATACTTATTTGCGCGATCGACAAGAAAAACTGCTGCGCCAAAACCTCAGTTACTATCAAGGGGTTACCCTCTTTATTACCCATAATCTAGAAGAAGCCTATCGCGTTTGTCCTAACTTACTAATTGTGGATGATGGTAAAGTAATTGCCAATGGGTCAAAACAAGACATTTTTGAACGTCCCCCCAACTGGCGCACTGCCCAACTTACTGGCTGTAAGAACTTCTCTCGTGCCGTGGCTTCCGCTCAAAATCAGATTCGCGCGATCGACTGGGATTGTACCCTCGATGTCATTGAACCGATCCCGCCCTCTCTAGAATATGTCGGTCTTCGCGCCCACCAATTCATCTTTCCCGACACAGAAGAAGAAAGCAATACGTTTCCCTGCTGGCTAGCGACGGTTAGCGAAACCCAACACCGCATGACTCTCTATCTCAAGTTAAATCAACCGGCAAACCATCCCGATGACTATCACTTGCAGGCAGAAGTGTTTAAGGAAAAGTGGCAAGAATTAAAAGCCCGTCCCTTTCCTTGGCCAATCCAACTTTCGGAATTACGATTAATGTTGTTATCCCGTCTTTAA
- a CDS encoding helix-turn-helix domain-containing protein — protein sequence MSYTIPKNCTHCGICLPECPTGAIQLDGKEEYWVEPTLCNHCEDKNQNPLCVSSCPDHLPLPLPAKKGRYKAEPRVLNTHGLFANGQTNPMATAMVVWEACNILAKGSAVSWQTNKDDQLYFQRPVKQGKGKIDFWLTNDVVSNDPKILNSIEAVPTVEGMDMRAACLHLIFAAYAVAIERPWEQEFAIDNKQIEAYLGLDKRKDLNKATKLSLIKSLVQQPCKLLTAIDWPRQGKIKAFSVAKDRIWHLMGIENHFQEDAQGYKHLVGMTFKIKAGAWAEYFLNKQGYKKSVAFYQYGTLPKFILSTVMTIWHQHEGAVRMMLWLLFKAKMGREQRITVPKLMYVAYGEDKVKEATFSREPRKRLMRKFESDLESLNEYGIKPVFDPVTYPTNIQPLWARLSDIPDDADEAMEFWINDACNDTRITDAAPRGKWNLLMKARILKFELPPEWDEQLSHWENKKQQKTRHKHRKQKAFPLSAEQIASARKRLGLSQRKLAQYLDKSQSWIRDLENGRFSAKLNDRIKLQKILQIEA from the coding sequence ATGTCTTATACCATTCCGAAAAATTGTACTCATTGCGGTATCTGTTTGCCCGAATGTCCAACAGGGGCAATTCAACTCGATGGCAAAGAGGAATATTGGGTGGAACCGACGCTGTGTAACCACTGTGAGGATAAAAATCAGAATCCGCTGTGTGTGAGTAGTTGTCCGGATCATTTACCCTTACCCTTACCTGCCAAAAAAGGCAGATATAAAGCTGAACCCCGCGTCTTAAATACGCATGGTCTGTTTGCCAATGGTCAAACCAATCCCATGGCGACGGCAATGGTGGTTTGGGAAGCCTGCAATATTTTAGCAAAAGGGTCAGCCGTATCCTGGCAAACGAATAAAGACGACCAACTTTATTTTCAACGTCCGGTGAAACAAGGCAAAGGGAAAATTGACTTTTGGCTAACGAATGATGTGGTGTCCAATGATCCCAAGATTCTCAACTCGATTGAAGCGGTACCAACAGTAGAAGGAATGGATATGCGGGCGGCTTGTTTGCATCTGATTTTTGCTGCTTATGCCGTCGCGATCGAGCGCCCCTGGGAACAAGAGTTTGCCATTGACAATAAGCAAATTGAAGCTTATTTAGGGTTAGATAAACGCAAAGACCTGAATAAAGCCACCAAACTGAGTTTGATTAAATCTCTAGTTCAACAACCCTGTAAACTACTAACTGCCATTGATTGGCCGCGACAAGGGAAAATTAAGGCATTTTCGGTGGCAAAAGACCGGATTTGGCATCTGATGGGCATCGAAAATCACTTTCAGGAAGATGCCCAAGGTTATAAGCATTTAGTGGGCATGACCTTTAAGATTAAAGCCGGTGCTTGGGCAGAGTATTTCCTCAACAAACAGGGATATAAAAAATCTGTTGCCTTCTATCAATATGGCACTTTGCCCAAGTTTATTCTTTCAACTGTAATGACGATTTGGCATCAACATGAAGGGGCAGTTCGCATGATGCTGTGGCTGTTGTTCAAAGCGAAAATGGGCAGAGAACAACGGATTACAGTTCCGAAATTGATGTATGTTGCCTACGGGGAGGATAAAGTCAAAGAAGCGACGTTCAGTCGAGAACCCCGCAAACGACTGATGCGGAAATTTGAAAGTGACCTAGAATCGCTGAATGAATATGGCATCAAACCAGTTTTTGATCCGGTTACTTATCCAACAAATATTCAGCCATTGTGGGCAAGATTAAGCGATATTCCTGATGATGCAGATGAGGCAATGGAGTTTTGGATTAACGATGCCTGTAATGATACTCGTATTACTGATGCTGCCCCCCGGGGAAAATGGAATTTACTGATGAAAGCACGAATTCTGAAATTTGAATTGCCCCCAGAATGGGATGAACAACTCTCGCATTGGGAAAACAAGAAACAACAAAAAACCCGTCATAAACATCGCAAGCAGAAAGCTTTCCCCTTGAGTGCCGAACAAATTGCCAGTGCCAGAAAACGCTTAGGCCTCAGTCAAAGAAAGTTAGCCCAATATCTCGATAAAAGCCAAAGTTGGATTCGAGATTTAGAAAATGGTCGCTTTTCTGCCAAGTTAAACGACCGGATTAAGTTGCAGAAGATTTTACAAATTGAGGCGTAA
- a CDS encoding CopG family transcriptional regulator, with the protein MKRFTLRLTEAEYFKLKSYCEELHISMNDVVRQLIREWTPSTKAAAQNGHKEDP; encoded by the coding sequence ATGAAAAGATTTACTTTGAGATTAACAGAAGCAGAATATTTCAAGCTCAAAAGTTATTGTGAAGAACTTCATATTTCCATGAATGATGTGGTTCGGCAACTGATTCGAGAGTGGACGCCTAGCACTAAGGCAGCCGCTCAAAACGGACATAAAGAGGATCCCTAA
- a CDS encoding dinitrogenase iron-molybdenum cofactor biosynthesis protein — MPTPSISNAVALRIALASKNLPQLSLPNLITALQTQLDDEVTETSLSQLTVTQLEQSLSNFEDAEIDRSTLKEVLRILWGETDEDLPIIPYQEGDLPHSVRIAVASNTGEELDGHFGSCHRYLIYQLAVDQMQLIDVRSAIEADFAKDKTEFRVNLIKDCALVYLVAIGGPAAAKVIQANIYPMKKEEGGAAREHLAALQQVLATSPPPWLAKALGLKRKQPLVNTN, encoded by the coding sequence ATGCCAACCCCCTCTATTTCCAATGCAGTCGCCCTGAGAATTGCATTGGCATCTAAAAACTTGCCTCAGCTCTCTCTCCCCAATTTAATTACTGCTTTGCAAACCCAGCTTGATGATGAGGTAACGGAAACATCACTAAGTCAACTAACAGTGACTCAATTAGAACAATCCTTGAGCAATTTTGAAGACGCAGAGATTGACCGCAGCACTCTCAAAGAAGTCCTCCGCATCTTGTGGGGAGAAACTGATGAAGACCTACCGATCATCCCCTATCAAGAAGGAGATTTACCCCACTCAGTAAGAATTGCCGTGGCTTCTAATACGGGAGAAGAACTGGATGGACATTTTGGATCCTGCCATCGTTATTTGATTTATCAGTTAGCAGTGGATCAGATGCAATTGATTGATGTCAGATCGGCAATTGAAGCCGATTTCGCCAAAGATAAAACAGAATTTCGCGTGAACTTAATTAAAGATTGTGCCTTGGTTTACCTGGTTGCCATCGGTGGACCGGCAGCAGCAAAAGTCATCCAAGCCAATATTTACCCCATGAAGAAAGAAGAAGGAGGCGCCGCCAGAGAGCATTTAGCGGCTCTGCAACAGGTACTTGCTACTTCTCCACCCCCTTGGTTAGCCAAAGCCCTCGGTTTAAAGCGCAAGCAACCCCTGGTCAATACGAACTAA
- the rsgA gene encoding small ribosomal subunit biogenesis GTPase RsgA produces MADQDQLTGTVVAVQANFYQVQLDTDETRLLCTRRSRLKKIGQKVMVGDRVVVEEPDWTDQRGVITKVFPRKTELDRPPVANANQLVLVFALAQPPLEPFQLSRFLVKAESTGIDLCLCLNKQELVSEEAQQEWNRRLQGWGYAPFLISVETGAGLEALQHQLRNKITILAGPSGVGKSSLINLLIPQAQLRVGAVSGKLQRGRHTTRHVELFNLPEGGLLADTPGFNQPDLNCEPATLAHYFPEARARLAQESCQFSDCLHRDEPNCVVRGDWERYEHYLEFLESAIAQSIEREQTTDAEESLKVKMKGSGERRYEPRLERKKYRRDSRRQQNQDLQEWCKDWEDAEEL; encoded by the coding sequence ATGGCGGATCAAGATCAACTGACAGGAACTGTGGTTGCGGTACAAGCCAACTTTTATCAGGTACAGTTGGACACAGATGAAACCCGCTTGTTATGTACCCGTCGATCGCGCTTGAAAAAAATTGGACAGAAGGTCATGGTCGGCGATCGCGTGGTGGTGGAAGAACCGGATTGGACGGATCAACGAGGCGTGATTACCAAGGTTTTTCCCCGCAAAACGGAACTCGATCGACCACCGGTTGCTAACGCTAATCAGTTAGTCCTTGTTTTTGCTCTCGCCCAACCGCCGTTGGAACCATTCCAGCTCAGCCGTTTTTTAGTGAAAGCCGAATCAACGGGAATTGATTTATGTTTGTGCTTGAATAAGCAAGAGTTGGTTTCGGAAGAGGCACAACAGGAATGGAATCGTCGTTTGCAAGGCTGGGGCTATGCGCCCTTTTTGATCAGTGTGGAAACGGGCGCTGGCTTAGAGGCACTCCAGCACCAACTCCGGAATAAAATTACTATTCTCGCCGGTCCTTCTGGGGTGGGAAAGTCGAGTTTGATTAATCTCCTGATTCCCCAAGCGCAGTTACGGGTGGGTGCAGTATCCGGAAAATTGCAACGGGGACGCCATACTACGCGCCATGTGGAGTTATTTAACTTGCCTGAGGGGGGGTTGCTAGCGGATACCCCAGGCTTTAATCAACCGGATCTCAATTGTGAGCCTGCCACCTTAGCTCACTATTTTCCTGAAGCCAGAGCACGCCTAGCTCAGGAGAGCTGTCAGTTTAGTGATTGTTTGCATCGAGATGAACCGAACTGTGTCGTGCGGGGCGACTGGGAACGGTATGAGCACTATTTAGAGTTCCTAGAAAGCGCGATCGCGCAATCCATCGAGCGAGAACAAACAACGGATGCGGAGGAGAGTTTAAAAGTCAAAATGAAAGGCTCAGGAGAACGTCGCTACGAACCGCGTTTAGAGCGTAAAAAGTACCGTCGGGACTCGCGACGACAACAGAATCAAGATTTACAGGAATGGTGTAAAGATTGGGAAGATGCGGAAGAACTCTAG
- a CDS encoding sulfurtransferase TusA family protein — MSQSISSTNPQSLPDAELDLRGTPCPINFVRTKLRLEQMEPGTLLEVWLDPGEPIEQVPDSLKMEGYPIESLDDRGEFFALRVRRSAE; from the coding sequence ATGAGTCAGTCAATTTCTTCTACTAATCCACAATCGCTTCCTGATGCTGAGTTAGATTTACGAGGAACGCCTTGTCCGATTAACTTTGTGCGCACGAAACTCCGTTTAGAACAAATGGAACCCGGCACTTTATTAGAAGTTTGGTTAGATCCCGGCGAACCGATCGAGCAAGTTCCTGATAGCCTGAAAATGGAAGGCTACCCCATTGAAAGTCTTGACGATCGCGGTGAGTTTTTTGCACTGCGGGTGCGACGCTCGGCAGAGTAA
- the dnaJ gene encoding molecular chaperone DnaJ has protein sequence MAADYYELLGVSRNASKEDIKRAYRRLARQYHPDVNKEEGAEERFKEINRAYEVLSEPETRARYDRFGEAGVGAGAGGASYQDFATDMGGFADIFETIFSGFGGAGAAGSTRRRSGPTRGDDLRLDLKIKFREAVFGGEKEIRIPHLETCQTCEGSGAKPGSSATTCSTCSGSGQVRRATRTPFGSFAQVSVCPTCNGEGRVIEEKCESCGGAGRKRETKKLKITIPPGVDNGTRLRVSGEGDAGLRSGSPGDLYVYLTVEPDPEFKRDGLNIHSEITVSYLQAILGCRFKVNTVDGEEDLHIPAGTQPDTVLTLENKGVPKLGNPVSRGDQLITIHVEIPTRLNAEERELLEKLAKIKGESTGKGGLEGFLGRVFGG, from the coding sequence ATGGCTGCCGATTATTACGAACTCTTAGGAGTCTCCCGCAACGCAAGTAAGGAAGATATTAAGCGTGCTTACCGTCGTCTAGCACGACAATATCATCCTGATGTGAATAAGGAAGAGGGAGCGGAAGAACGATTTAAGGAAATTAACCGCGCTTATGAAGTTCTCTCTGAACCGGAAACGAGAGCGCGTTATGACCGCTTTGGTGAAGCAGGCGTTGGTGCTGGTGCTGGTGGTGCAAGTTACCAAGACTTTGCCACCGATATGGGTGGATTTGCCGATATCTTTGAAACCATCTTTAGTGGGTTTGGCGGTGCTGGTGCGGCAGGTTCCACTCGCCGTCGAAGCGGACCCACCCGTGGCGACGATTTACGCCTCGACTTGAAAATTAAGTTCCGAGAAGCGGTTTTTGGCGGCGAAAAAGAAATTCGGATTCCTCACCTGGAAACTTGTCAGACTTGCGAAGGGAGTGGTGCCAAACCGGGAAGCAGTGCTACGACCTGTTCCACTTGTTCGGGCAGTGGACAAGTGAGACGAGCCACTCGCACGCCTTTTGGCAGTTTTGCTCAGGTGTCAGTGTGTCCCACCTGCAATGGCGAAGGGCGGGTCATTGAAGAAAAATGTGAAAGCTGTGGCGGGGCTGGTCGCAAACGAGAAACGAAAAAACTGAAGATTACAATTCCGCCCGGTGTTGATAATGGCACGCGGCTGCGAGTGTCTGGAGAAGGCGATGCCGGTTTGCGTAGTGGTTCTCCCGGTGATTTATATGTCTATTTGACGGTTGAACCGGATCCTGAATTTAAGCGCGATGGACTCAATATTCACTCTGAAATTACAGTGAGTTATTTACAGGCTATTTTGGGTTGTCGTTTCAAAGTGAATACAGTTGACGGTGAAGAAGACTTACATATTCCTGCAGGAACGCAACCGGATACAGTGCTCACTTTGGAAAACAAGGGGGTGCCAAAACTGGGTAATCCCGTCAGTCGCGGCGATCAGTTGATTACAATTCATGTGGAAATTCCCACCCGTTTGAATGCCGAAGAACGGGAGTTGCTGGAAAAGCTCGCTAAGATCAAAGGAGAGAGCACTGGTAAAGGTGGCTTAGAAGGATTTTTAGGACGGGTGTTTGGTGGATGA
- the dnaK gene encoding molecular chaperone DnaK — MGKVIGIDLGTTNSCFAVLEGGKPLVIENLDGGRTTPSIVAFTKEQERLVGQLAKRQAVTNAENTIYSIKRFIGRRWEDTEQERSRVSYRCVPGRDQTVDVKCRGKQYTPQELSAMILQTLKASAESYLNETITEAVITVPAYFTDAQRQATKDAGTIAGLDVMRIVNEPTAAALAFGLDKQEQQQNVLVYDLGGGTFDVSILQLGDGVFEVKATAGNNHLGGDDFDNVIVEWMLLAFKEQEGIDLNEDKMAMQRLREAAERAKIELSTRPTTSINLPFITAFSKGGGELGPKHLKLDLSRAKFNELSRELVQKTIQPLTQAIEDSGLSREEIDRILLVGGSTRIPAVQETLKDFFNGKEPERSINPDEAVALGAAIQGGVLGQEQEVNDLLLLDVIPLSLGIETLGEVSTKVIERNTTIPTSRSQVFSTASDGQTSVEIHVLQGERAMAKDNKTLGKFLLTGIPAAPRGVPQIEVSFDIDVNGILKVSAEDKGTGREQSIVIKETGGLSQQEIDRMQKEAEHYAEEDRKRMQRIELSNQADSLFYSHQSTLRDNEGLIPEKLKIAAEEKKEELVQVLDDPKVDLGVLQTRLEGYRQAVLTMGAEVYNQGSSYRGESSSRDYETVGEEEITRETTHSNFDRARETTNSDQTFSPPQPKANKDKDTSELEAVFSTFDDQTQSSDVATPSDDAIDLGDASENTQTRFDLDDEDFNPFEEFEEFEEEDESWSDDFEAVE; from the coding sequence ATGGGAAAAGTTATTGGTATTGATCTCGGCACCACAAATAGTTGCTTTGCTGTTTTAGAAGGCGGCAAGCCCCTAGTTATTGAGAATTTAGACGGAGGGCGTACCACACCGAGTATTGTTGCTTTTACGAAAGAACAAGAGCGTTTAGTGGGTCAACTCGCAAAACGGCAAGCGGTGACGAATGCAGAAAATACCATATACAGCATCAAAAGGTTTATTGGGCGACGCTGGGAAGATACAGAACAAGAGCGCAGTCGAGTTTCTTATCGTTGCGTTCCGGGACGAGATCAAACAGTAGATGTGAAATGCCGGGGCAAACAATACACGCCCCAAGAACTGTCAGCGATGATTTTACAAACTCTGAAAGCCAGTGCAGAAAGTTATCTGAACGAAACTATCACTGAAGCTGTGATCACTGTTCCTGCCTATTTCACAGATGCGCAACGGCAAGCGACCAAAGACGCGGGAACCATCGCGGGTTTAGATGTGATGAGGATTGTCAATGAACCCACCGCTGCCGCACTAGCTTTTGGTCTGGATAAGCAAGAACAACAACAGAACGTTCTTGTGTATGACTTGGGAGGCGGTACCTTTGATGTTTCCATTCTGCAACTAGGAGATGGTGTTTTTGAAGTTAAAGCCACAGCCGGAAATAATCATTTAGGGGGAGATGATTTTGATAATGTCATCGTTGAGTGGATGCTTTTAGCCTTTAAGGAGCAAGAAGGCATTGATCTCAATGAAGACAAAATGGCAATGCAACGGCTACGGGAAGCCGCAGAACGAGCCAAGATTGAACTGTCTACCCGCCCCACCACATCAATTAATTTGCCTTTTATTACCGCTTTTAGTAAAGGCGGGGGGGAGTTAGGTCCCAAACACTTGAAATTAGACTTAAGTCGAGCCAAATTTAATGAACTCTCCCGGGAGTTAGTCCAAAAGACGATTCAACCCTTAACGCAAGCGATTGAAGATTCAGGCTTAAGCAGAGAAGAGATTGATCGCATTTTGTTAGTTGGAGGCTCAACCCGGATTCCGGCGGTGCAAGAAACCTTAAAAGATTTCTTTAATGGTAAAGAACCGGAGCGGTCAATTAACCCGGATGAAGCAGTCGCACTGGGCGCAGCGATTCAAGGCGGTGTTTTAGGGCAAGAACAGGAAGTGAATGATCTCTTACTGTTAGATGTCATTCCCTTATCTTTAGGGATTGAAACTCTCGGTGAAGTCTCGACCAAAGTAATTGAGCGTAATACAACAATTCCAACCAGTCGCTCCCAAGTCTTTTCCACGGCGAGTGATGGACAAACATCCGTTGAAATTCATGTTTTGCAAGGGGAACGCGCAATGGCGAAGGATAATAAAACCCTAGGTAAGTTCTTGCTCACCGGAATTCCTGCGGCGCCGAGAGGCGTGCCCCAAATTGAAGTTAGCTTTGACATTGACGTTAATGGCATTTTAAAGGTGTCTGCTGAAGATAAAGGCACGGGGCGTGAGCAAAGCATTGTGATTAAAGAAACTGGGGGTCTTTCTCAACAAGAAATTGACCGCATGCAAAAAGAAGCAGAGCACTATGCAGAAGAAGACCGCAAACGGATGCAACGGATTGAACTGAGTAATCAAGCTGATAGTCTCTTCTATAGCCATCAAAGCACACTGCGAGATAATGAAGGTTTGATTCCAGAAAAACTCAAAATAGCTGCTGAGGAGAAAAAAGAGGAATTAGTGCAAGTATTAGACGATCCGAAAGTGGACCTGGGGGTGCTGCAAACTCGCCTTGAGGGCTATCGACAAGCTGTCTTAACCATGGGAGCCGAGGTATACAATCAAGGCAGTAGCTATAGGGGAGAATCATCGTCGCGGGATTACGAAACTGTTGGCGAAGAAGAGATTACCCGGGAAACAACCCATTCTAATTTTGACCGTGCTAGGGAAACAACAAATTCTGATCAAACTTTCAGTCCACCTCAACCTAAAGCCAATAAAGATAAAGATACGTCTGAACTAGAAGCAGTTTTTAGCACATTTGACGATCAAACACAAAGTTCCGATGTTGCCACCCCATCTGATGATGCGATAGATTTAGGAGATGCAAGCGAGAACACCCAGACGAGGTTTGACCTTGACGATGAAGACTTTAACCCCTTTGAGGAGTTTGAAGAATTTGAGGAAGAAGACGAATCCTGGAGTGATGATTTCGAGGCTGTGGAATAA
- the grpE gene encoding nucleotide exchange factor GrpE, producing MMDEHKQQDAMNNEIPQEEQTQDVESATQEQEVVSAEVVENQSEEAEAQSLEAEGEQQPQQTEESANTEQLQAEIQALQQKLEQETQQREAVTAQAKRLAADFENFRRRSETQKEEIKQNEKRETLSKILEIVDNFERARSQIKPTTEGEKNIHKSYQGVYKQLVEALKSLGVSKMRPEGEPFDPYYHEAMLREPTNDYTEGTVIEQLRSGYMLGDSVLRHAMVKVAAAPEPTTESEESGNEHNNNEEQLA from the coding sequence ATGATGGACGAGCATAAACAACAAGACGCAATGAATAATGAAATTCCTCAAGAAGAACAAACGCAAGATGTAGAATCGGCAACCCAAGAGCAGGAAGTTGTTTCGGCAGAAGTCGTAGAAAATCAATCCGAAGAAGCAGAGGCTCAATCGTTAGAGGCTGAAGGCGAACAACAACCTCAGCAAACTGAGGAATCAGCGAACACAGAGCAATTACAAGCAGAAATCCAAGCGCTACAGCAAAAATTAGAACAAGAAACCCAGCAACGAGAAGCTGTCACTGCGCAAGCCAAACGCCTTGCTGCTGATTTTGAAAATTTCCGTCGCCGCAGTGAGACGCAAAAAGAAGAAATTAAACAAAATGAAAAGCGAGAGACTTTATCTAAAATTTTAGAAATTGTCGATAATTTTGAAAGAGCGCGATCGCAAATCAAACCGACAACTGAAGGCGAAAAAAATATTCACAAAAGTTACCAAGGGGTTTATAAACAACTCGTCGAAGCCCTCAAAAGCCTCGGTGTTTCTAAAATGCGTCCGGAAGGAGAACCCTTTGATCCCTATTACCACGAAGCAATGCTACGAGAACCGACGAATGACTATACTGAAGGCACTGTGATTGAACAGTTGAGATCAGGATATATGTTGGGCGATAGTGTTCTCCGTCATGCTATGGTCAAGGTAGCAGCGGCACCAGAACCCACCACTGAATCAGAGGAAAGTGGTAATGAGCATAACAATAACGAAGAACAACTGGCTTGA